Part of the Jatrophihabitans sp. GAS493 genome, TTTTCGAGAAGAGGAGCGCCGCACGTGGGCATGGAGATTCGGGCGATCGCCTTCGATGTGAACGGCACCCTGATCGAGATCCGGACCGACGAGCATGTGGATGAGATCTTCCGGGCCGCTGGGCACTTCCTCACCTATCAGGGAATCGACCTGCGTCGTCATCAGGTCCGCGACCTGTACTTCGAGTTTCTGAAGCAGCAGCGCAGATCGAGCGGGGAGGAACACCCGGAGTTCGATGCGGTCGAAATCTGGCGGCGAATCATCGATGAGAACATGACCGACTTCACCCGCGCCCTGCCGCCGGAGAAACTCGCCCAGATGCCGCTTTTCATGGCCGAAATGTATCGGGGCATCTCGCGGCGCCGGCTGAAGCTGTACCCACATGTGCGCAAAATGCTGAACATTCTGCGGCAGCACTACCCGCTTGCCCTGGTCACCGATGCGCAGAGCGCCTATGCCCGTGGCGAGTTGCATCGGGCCGGGATCCTCGACTACTTCGACCCGATCATCGTGTCGGGCGACCACGGCTACCGAAAGCCGGATCGTCGCCTCTTTCAATTCGCCATCGACGCGCTGGGGGTGGCGGCGGAGCAGACGCTCTACGTCGGCAACGACATGAAGCGGGACATCTATGGTGCCCGGGAGGCCGGGATGCGCACGATGCTGTTCAACTCAGATCAGGGGACGAAGGAGTATCTCGGCTGCGTCGCCGAGCACACCATCACCGATTACCGCGAACTTCTCGCGATTCTCGGAGTTGGCTGACTCCGTCGTCCCCTGATCTGAGTGTGTTACTGCGGCGGACCTTACTTAGATGGCCGGCCCCGTCGCGAGAGTGATCTTCGTGCGGTGCGAGCTGCCCGAGGCGTCGGTCCAAGTCACCGTCACCGAGTCACCCGGGTGTGCATCGGCCAGGGCTGAGGTCAGGTCATCGGCACTGGAGATTGATTTCCCGTTGACCGCGGTGATGGCGTCACCGGCGACGATGCCGGCCTTGGCCGCCGGTCCCGAGTCGACGACGCCAGCGACGGCGAGGCCGCTGCCTGAGCTAGTTGAGCCGTCGGCCGCGGTGGCCGAGAGCTGCACGCCGAGGAACGGGCTGTCGCCGATGTGGATGGTCGAGCTGCTCTTACCCTCGACGATCTGCGTGGCGATGGAGAGTGCCTTGGTGATCGGAATCGCATAGCTCTGCGGGCTGGCGTTGAAAGTACTGCTGTCCGAGCTTGAGGCCGCGGTGTCCATGCCGATGATCGACCCGTTGCCGTTGTACAAGGGTCCACCCGAGTCGCCGGCCTGGACGTCGGCGTTGGTCTCGATCAAGTCCGTCAGGTTCTCGGCGTCGCTGCCATCGGAGTCAGTAGCGGTGATGCTCTGGCCGAGCGCCACAACCTGACCGGCGGCCGCACTCGGCGTGCCACCGGTGCCGCCGGCGTTTCCGACGGCCACAACTGAGTCGCCGACGCTGGCACTGTTGGAGGTGATCTTGGCTGTGGCCAATCCACTCGCCCCGGACAGTCGCAGCACGGCGACGTCATCGGTGACGTCGGTTCCGACGACCTTCGCGCTGTAGGTCTTGCCGGTGCTGACGACGGTCACGGTGATCTTGGTCGAGCCCCGCACCACGTGGTTGTTGGTGAGGATCTCGCCCGAGGAGGTGAGGACGATGCCGGTTCCGGCCGCCTCCGCACTCTGGTAGCCGAGTTCGGTGTTGATGTCGACGACCCCGACCGATTGGGTGGCGGTGGCCTTGGTCGCAGTCGAGGACGCCGAGTCATTGCCGCCGCTCGTCGAGCCTGAGCCGTCAGAGCCGGATCCGTCCGAACCCGAGCCGTAGCCGTTTGAGGAACCGAAGCCGTTGCCGAAGCCGCCCAGCGAGCCTCCGTCGGAGCCCGAGCCAGACGAGCCGTCGCTCGACGAACCACTGCCGGAGCCGGAGTTGGAGCCGGCTACTGGCTGCGATGCAACTCCATTGACCGTGTCATTGTGAGTCGCGATCAGCGTCCCACCGACGCCCAGGGCGCCGGCGACCAACGCCGCGGCGACCGCGATGTAGGTCGAACGGTGCGCGTGCGGCGACTTGGTGGTGGTAGCCCCAGCGGCCGGCGCGGTGGGAGCGGCGGTGAGGTACGGAGACTGGTACGGGGACTGGTACGGCGACTCGTAGAAGGGCTGGTAGGGAGCATCGGCCTGGTACTGACCCTGGTAGGGCGGCTGATACTGCTGGTACGGCGTCTGCTGGTACGGCGTCTGCTGGTAGGGCACCTGCTGATACGGCGTCTGCTGGTAGCCAGCCTGCTGGTACAGCGGCGGGTGGGGGTTGACTACGTTCGAGTCGGCCGGAGCCGTCCCGTCGGCGGGAAGGATCTCGGTCGGCTGGTCGGGGAACTGCTCGCTCATCTGCTCACGCTCTCTCGTCGGTGGTTGTATCAAGAGAACGGCATGAATCTGATGAGTGGCCATAGATACGCTGTATGCAACCTGAGAATTTGGAGCGACTCTAGGCCGGGACGGAATCCGCCGGAGATGGCCCCTTGAAGCGCCGGCGAAGGGTCAGGCCGAGCAACGGATAAAGCAGCACGGAGAAGATGCCCGCACCAACCAGCGCCGCCGCGGTCGAAGTGCGGAGGTCCCCGTGGTCGACCCCGATCGTGGTGACGGCCACGATGATCGGCAGTCCGGTCGCTCCCAGCAGCACGATCGCCCCGCGGTCGTACCAGCTCGAGCCCGGTGGCGCGGCGAGAGTCGCCGGGATACCCCGCACGACGAGGAAGAGGAGAGCAAATATCGGGACGAGGGCCATCGTTGACGCTTTTTCGGTGAGCGCGTCGAGATCGAACCCCAGCCCGGTGTTCACGAAGAAGATCGGCACCAGGAATCCGAACCCGACGGCATCGAGTTTCGTCTCGATAACCCGCGCAGCCTGCGGATCGGCCCCGGCCAGCAGAAGGTTGATCAGGACACCGGCACCAAAAGCCCCAAGCAGCATGTCGAGCCCGAACGAAGTGGCGAGAGCGACCAACGCGGCAAGGATCAGGATGACCAACCGCACCGCGAATTGCCCGCTGGTGTGCAGGGTTGCCTCGATCAATCGGTGGACCCGGGCGTGTTCGAAACGCACCGTGACCACGAGCGCTGCGACGATCAACAGCGCGAACACGATCAGAATCACCGCGGCGCGGAGCGGGCTGCGGCCGCTCAGGAAGAGCGCGACCGCAATGAGCGGGCCGAACTCACCAACGGCGCCGACCGCAAGCATGGCCGCTCCGAAGGGCGTCGACAACTCGTCGCTATCACGCAGTACGGGAAGCAACGTTCCGAGTGCGGTGCTGGTCAGGCAGATCCCCACCAGCACACCGGCCGCGACGGTGGGTGACAGCAGTACGCCCAGCCCGACGCCAAGGGCGAGGGAGAGCAGCCACCCGATTGCTGACTGCCGCAGCGGGCGCCCACGAATCCGGGCGAAGTCGATCTCGTAACCGGCGAGCAGGAAGAGCATGGCCAGGCCGAACTGGGATAGGAACTCGATCTGCGGTCCGGGTTCGACCCATCCGAGTACCTGTGGGCCAAAGAGGATCCCCAGCACGATCTCGAAGACGACCAAGGGGATGGCGATCCACCGCCCGAACGCGCTGGCCAGCAGGGGCGCGACCGCAGCGATCGCGGCGACCACGACGAGGTTCTCCACGGGCCCTCCCCGGCCGGCTGCGGCGGCGCCGCAGGCGAATAGTAGTTCGAGCCTCCCAGTCCCCACTCGTGGGTGGCTCATCCGAAGACGGTGAGAACGAGGTCGGCTTTCATACTGCCGGGATGATGCGCACGCCCCCGCGCTGGTCGAATCTGAGAGCGTGTGCAGACGAGACGAGCTGGCGGAGCACCCCAGCCCGCAGACGCGCGAGCGAGGAGCTAAGTAATGGTTACCAAGTTGGGCCCAATCGAGGTCATCGTAGTGAGCTTTCCTGACAGCGATTTCAACGGGAGCATAATCACCGAGATTCAGTCGCTCGTTGATCGCAACATCATCAATGTCGTCGACGGACTGCTCGCGAAGAAGGACCTCGACGGAAGTATTGAGCTCATCGAGTTCGAGCAGACGAATCTAGAGTCGGACGCAGCCGCGCTGGCCGCTCTGGTCGGCGAGATCCACCCCGACCTCATTTCGGATGAGGATGTCGATGAGCTGGCCGCCGCCCTCGAGCCAGGGGCATCGGCCGCGATTCTGGTCTTTGAACACGAGTGGGCCAAACCGCTGCGCAACTCCATTGTCGATTCGGGCGGCGTGCTGGTCGCGAACCTTCGTATCCCGGGCTTGGTCGTCGACGAGGTGCTCACCGCCCTGGACGAATTGTCGGAGATCAGCTGACTGCTGAGCCGCACCACGAGAACAATCCGAATCAATAGAAGCCAAAGAGAAGCTAGGGAGCAGTTTGATGAGACGACGTATGGGGCGACCAGGACTGGTCGGCACAATGGCTCGCACGGCGGTTGTCGCCGGTACCGCTACCGCGGTGGCGGGCGGGGTTCAGCGGCACCAGCAGAACAAGGCGATGGCTGCTCAGGACGAGCAGCAGGCCGAGTACGACACCCAGCAGGCGGCCACCCAATCCCAGTCCGAGATCGCAGACCTGCAGCGGCAAGTGGCCGAGATGAAGGCGGCACAGACGCCAGCGGCGGCCCCCGTCGCAGCGCCGGCCGCCGGCGGTCAAGGCGATGTTATATCCCAGCTCGAGAAGCTGGCGTCGCTCAAGCAAGCCGGAATCCTCGACGACGCCGAGTTCGCCTCGGCCAAGGCCAAGCTGCTCGGCTGATCGAGCAGTAGCGTCCATATCGAACGCCGCTGGCCGTCTCTACCTATGCTCTCGCCGTCGCGAGACATCGGCGCAGATGGCCAGTGGCGCGGCGATACCTCAACCTGCCGCAGGGTTGGAGCTGACCGCGAGTTACCCGCCGAAGGCCGGTCGCTCAGGCTGCGCGAACGGGAATCGGGCCCGGAAGTCCGTTGCCGCCTCCTCGAAGGTGACGAAGCGAACTCCGTCGTGCGAACCCCAGTACTTCAGCAGCCGCTCCAGCATGAGTAGGACCTGCGGTCGACCGGAGACGTCGGGGTGCAGCGTCACCGGGAACACCCCGTACTCCAGTTCCCGGTAGACCCAATCGAACTGATCGTTCCAGAGCTGCTCGATGTCGCGCGGGCTGACGTAGCCGTGCGAGTTGGGCGCGTGCTTGTTGAACATCATCGGCGGCAGATCGTCGACGTACCAGTTCCCGCAGAACTCGACCAGATCCACCTCGTGACCGTGCTGCAGGGGCTTCATCCAGGCTGACGCCGGCTTGTCGAACTGGATCTTCGTCCACTCGTCGCCCACCCGGGCGTAGAACGGAACGAAGTCGTTGTAGTTCTGCGAGTGGTCATAGCTGAAACCGGCCTCCAGCAGCAGCGCCGCGGTGTGCTCGCTCATCTCCCACCAGGGGGCGACATACCCACGAGGACGCCGCCCCGACATCTTCTCGATGATCTCGATGCTGTGCATGAGCACGTCGCGCTCCTGCTCAGCCGACATCGCGACCGGATTCTCGTGACAGTAGCCGTGGGCTCCGATCTCGTGCCCGGCGTCGGCGACGGCCTGCATCTGAGCAGGGAACGACTCTAGCGAGTGGCCCGGGATGAACCAGGTAGTGGGGATGTCGAACGTGTCGAAGAGCTTCAACAAACGTGGGCTGCCGACCTCTCCGGCAAAGACTCCGCGTTGGATGTCGTTCGGGGAGTCCTCGCCACCGTAGGAACCGAGCCAGCCGGCAACAGCGTCCACGTCCACACCCACACAGATCTGAATGTCCTTAGTCACGCTCAATCTCCTTGGAAGTAGCGATTATGGCGGCGTTCATCGCCGCGCGGTCGGACTCCGACCAGAGTCGCTCGACGAGGCTGTGGGCCGATAGCCAGGCAATCATGGATGAATCGCGTTCAACGGGGCCGAGCAGCTGCGCTCTGACGCCGTAGATATCGCGGAGAGCCGGCGGCGGAAACGGATCCTGGGTGAAAGCAGGCTGGATGAGGAGTTGGCGGTGTCTCTCCAGCCACTGCACGGTATCCAGCGCTCGTTGGTCCAGGCTGGCCTCCCAGCGGATCGAGCGGACCCCTGGCCGCCGGCTCTCCGCCGCCGCGAGGTCAACCCCCAGATGGTGCGCGGGCAGATCAATGCGCAGCGTGGTTCGGTCGGCGCCGGTGGCCACTAGGAGGTCATCGGTGATCTGCTGCAGCCTTTCCCGCAGGTACCCCCCGGCCAGCAGGC contains:
- a CDS encoding DUF6325 family protein, encoding MVTKLGPIEVIVVSFPDSDFNGSIITEIQSLVDRNIINVVDGLLAKKDLDGSIELIEFEQTNLESDAAALAALVGEIHPDLISDEDVDELAAALEPGASAAILVFEHEWAKPLRNSIVDSGGVLVANLRIPGLVVDEVLTALDELSEIS
- a CDS encoding SHOCT domain-containing protein — encoded protein: MGRPGLVGTMARTAVVAGTATAVAGGVQRHQQNKAMAAQDEQQAEYDTQQAATQSQSEIADLQRQVAEMKAAQTPAAAPVAAPAAGGQGDVISQLEKLASLKQAGILDDAEFASAKAKLLG
- a CDS encoding S1C family serine protease, which gives rise to MSEQFPDQPTEILPADGTAPADSNVVNPHPPLYQQAGYQQTPYQQVPYQQTPYQQTPYQQYQPPYQGQYQADAPYQPFYESPYQSPYQSPYLTAAPTAPAAGATTTKSPHAHRSTYIAVAAALVAGALGVGGTLIATHNDTVNGVASQPVAGSNSGSGSGSSSDGSSGSGSDGGSLGGFGNGFGSSNGYGSGSDGSGSDGSGSTSGGNDSASSTATKATATQSVGVVDINTELGYQSAEAAGTGIVLTSSGEILTNNHVVRGSTKITVTVVSTGKTYSAKVVGTDVTDDVAVLRLSGASGLATAKITSNSASVGDSVVAVGNAGGTGGTPSAAAGQVVALGQSITATDSDGSDAENLTDLIETNADVQAGDSGGPLYNGNGSIIGMDTAASSSDSSTFNASPQSYAIPITKALSIATQIVEGKSSSTIHIGDSPFLGVQLSATAADGSTSSGSGLAVAGVVDSGPAAKAGIVAGDAITAVNGKSISSADDLTSALADAHPGDSVTVTWTDASGSSHRTKITLATGPAI
- a CDS encoding cation:proton antiporter: MENLVVVAAIAAVAPLLASAFGRWIAIPLVVFEIVLGILFGPQVLGWVEPGPQIEFLSQFGLAMLFLLAGYEIDFARIRGRPLRQSAIGWLLSLALGVGLGVLLSPTVAAGVLVGICLTSTALGTLLPVLRDSDELSTPFGAAMLAVGAVGEFGPLIAVALFLSGRSPLRAAVILIVFALLIVAALVVTVRFEHARVHRLIEATLHTSGQFAVRLVILILAALVALATSFGLDMLLGAFGAGVLINLLLAGADPQAARVIETKLDAVGFGFLVPIFFVNTGLGFDLDALTEKASTMALVPIFALLFLVVRGIPATLAAPPGSSWYDRGAIVLLGATGLPIIVAVTTIGVDHGDLRTSTAAALVGAGIFSVLLYPLLGLTLRRRFKGPSPADSVPA
- a CDS encoding polysaccharide deacetylase, with translation MTKDIQICVGVDVDAVAGWLGSYGGEDSPNDIQRGVFAGEVGSPRLLKLFDTFDIPTTWFIPGHSLESFPAQMQAVADAGHEIGAHGYCHENPVAMSAEQERDVLMHSIEIIEKMSGRRPRGYVAPWWEMSEHTAALLLEAGFSYDHSQNYNDFVPFYARVGDEWTKIQFDKPASAWMKPLQHGHEVDLVEFCGNWYVDDLPPMMFNKHAPNSHGYVSPRDIEQLWNDQFDWVYRELEYGVFPVTLHPDVSGRPQVLLMLERLLKYWGSHDGVRFVTFEEAATDFRARFPFAQPERPAFGG
- a CDS encoding HAD family hydrolase, producing MEIRAIAFDVNGTLIEIRTDEHVDEIFRAAGHFLTYQGIDLRRHQVRDLYFEFLKQQRRSSGEEHPEFDAVEIWRRIIDENMTDFTRALPPEKLAQMPLFMAEMYRGISRRRLKLYPHVRKMLNILRQHYPLALVTDAQSAYARGELHRAGILDYFDPIIVSGDHGYRKPDRRLFQFAIDALGVAAEQTLYVGNDMKRDIYGAREAGMRTMLFNSDQGTKEYLGCVAEHTITDYRELLAILGVG